The Brevinematales bacterium genome window below encodes:
- a CDS encoding ATP-binding protein — translation MFDSKLISAILKDYISKFPAKDKESLTLEIDDSSIVISLVGDIHSLRIINVLINVIFKNVDIQNTDQFLVFDLCLAIEESLINIFKHSYPDNRGQVELRVKFEPDKIVIRVSDYGAKGRSFNYDEQLKKTPESEFSESGRGMMIIKKIIDDIKYSTDNDRNTLLLIKKWKG, via the coding sequence ATGTTCGACTCAAAACTCATTTCGGCAATCCTGAAGGACTATATTTCTAAATTTCCGGCAAAGGATAAAGAAAGCCTCACCCTTGAAATTGACGACAGTTCTATCGTTATTTCACTTGTCGGAGATATCCATTCGCTACGTATCATCAACGTTCTGATTAACGTTATTTTTAAAAATGTGGACATTCAGAATACCGATCAATTTCTGGTGTTTGATCTATGTCTGGCTATCGAAGAATCCCTGATTAACATATTCAAGCATTCCTATCCGGACAACCGGGGTCAGGTCGAGCTGAGGGTAAAATTCGAACCGGATAAAATTGTCATCAGGGTCTCCGATTACGGAGCGAAGGGACGCAGTTTTAATTACGATGAACAGCTTAAAAAGACCCCCGAAAGCGAATTCTCGGAAAGTGGGCGCGGGATGATGATTATTAAAAAAATTATCGATGATATCAAGTATTCGACCGATAACGACCGGAATACTCTTCTTCTGATAAAAAAATGGAAGGGCTAA
- a CDS encoding STAS domain-containing protein produces the protein MEKMDDLQIFQEKKGNVFILRLKGIMDSSTCMQFGILFKEIADRPGMHLILNLKELTYINSIGIGTIVSNVRKIQNTDGMACFYQVSDEVKHVFDLTGLSNIFYFFDDEDAAFKFLAEN, from the coding sequence ATGGAAAAAATGGACGATCTTCAGATTTTTCAGGAAAAAAAGGGAAACGTATTTATTCTACGTTTAAAGGGTATTATGGATAGCTCGACCTGTATGCAATTCGGGATTCTTTTTAAAGAGATCGCCGACCGGCCGGGGATGCACCTGATACTCAATTTAAAAGAACTCACTTATATCAACAGTATCGGTATCGGGACAATAGTCAGCAATGTCAGAAAAATCCAGAACACCGACGGAATGGCATGTTTCTATCAGGTCTCCGATGAGGTCAAGCACGTCTTCGACCTCACGGGATTGTCGAATATCTTTTATTTCTTTGACGATGAGGATGCCGCGTTTAAATTCCTTGCGGAGAATTGA
- the trpE gene encoding anthranilate synthase component I, whose protein sequence is MDANNVLYPVHREIAADIETPVSAFLALKEEGKMGFLLESVEMGEKLGRYSFLGFDPELIFTAKKNKVRITFNGETEEMESADPIAEIKRVVSSFREEPVEGLPPFTAGLVGYFSYDSVRYFEKLPDVKPDKLDLPDIFLVLPRVLIAFDHIRQKLILIGHAYSPDKKDEVMQTLLEYETRLFSAKPPARIRESAKNKIDLISNFRKADFIAAVEKAKRHIVAGDIFQVVLSQRLRTTIDIGPFDIYRKLRMINPSPYMFFIDLADFQLVGSSPEVMVRRTKSGDKDELIVRPIAGTRPRGKNKKDDEAVERDLLSDVKELAEHTMLLDLARNDVGRISEFNSVRVEAPYHIERYSHVMHIVSDVFGRPNPRYDAVDVIGATFPAGTVSGSPKVRAMEIIEDLEPEKRGVYAGAIGYIDFSGNTDTCIAIRTIVHQDGTAYLQAGAGIVYDSVPEREYEETINKAKALMKAII, encoded by the coding sequence ATGGATGCGAATAATGTACTTTATCCCGTACACCGGGAAATCGCCGCGGATATAGAAACCCCTGTTTCCGCGTTCCTCGCGCTCAAGGAGGAAGGCAAGATGGGGTTCCTGCTGGAAAGCGTGGAGATGGGTGAAAAGCTGGGACGGTACTCGTTCCTCGGGTTCGACCCGGAGCTCATCTTCACCGCGAAGAAAAATAAAGTTCGGATAACTTTCAACGGCGAGACGGAGGAAATGGAGTCCGCCGATCCGATCGCGGAAATCAAACGGGTCGTATCGTCGTTCCGCGAGGAGCCTGTCGAGGGTTTGCCGCCGTTCACAGCGGGCCTCGTGGGGTACTTCTCCTACGACTCCGTGCGCTACTTCGAGAAACTCCCCGACGTCAAGCCCGATAAGCTCGACCTCCCGGATATCTTTCTCGTCCTGCCGAGAGTGCTGATCGCGTTCGACCACATCCGGCAAAAACTCATCCTGATCGGGCACGCCTACTCGCCGGACAAGAAGGACGAGGTGATGCAGACATTACTGGAATACGAGACGCGTCTCTTCTCGGCGAAACCTCCGGCGCGTATCAGGGAATCGGCGAAGAATAAAATCGACCTGATCTCCAATTTCCGCAAAGCGGACTTTATTGCTGCGGTGGAGAAAGCGAAACGGCACATTGTCGCGGGCGACATCTTTCAGGTCGTCCTTTCCCAGCGCCTCCGCACTACCATCGATATCGGTCCGTTCGATATCTACCGCAAACTCCGCATGATCAATCCGTCCCCGTACATGTTCTTCATCGATCTCGCGGATTTCCAGCTGGTGGGCTCGTCCCCGGAAGTGATGGTGCGCCGCACGAAGTCCGGGGATAAGGACGAACTGATCGTCCGCCCTATCGCGGGTACGCGCCCGCGCGGGAAGAATAAGAAGGACGACGAGGCTGTCGAACGCGACCTCCTCAGCGACGTGAAGGAGCTCGCCGAGCACACGATGCTCCTCGACCTCGCGCGGAACGACGTCGGGCGCATCTCCGAGTTCAATTCCGTCCGGGTCGAGGCCCCCTATCATATCGAACGGTATTCGCACGTGATGCATATCGTTTCCGACGTGTTCGGCAGGCCAAATCCGCGGTATGACGCGGTCGACGTGATCGGCGCGACATTCCCCGCCGGCACGGTCAGCGGCTCGCCCAAGGTACGCGCGATGGAGATTATCGAGGACCTCGAGCCGGAGAAACGCGGAGTTTACGCCGGCGCTATCGGCTATATCGACTTCTCCGGCAACACCGACACCTGTATCGCTATCCGCACCATCGTGCATCAGGACGGGACGGCATACTTACAGGCGGGCGCGGGCATCGTCTACGATTCCGTCCCGGAGCGGGAGTACGAGGAGACTATCAATAAGGCCAAAGCGCTGATGAAAGCGATTATTTAG
- the trpD gene encoding anthranilate phosphoribosyltransferase has protein sequence MILVIDNYDSFIYNIVQYIGEFYPDVRVFRNDKLTVDEALAMEPDGIVISPGPGRPSDAGISEELIRRSGDIPVFGVCLGHQGITEVFGGEVISASRIIHGKSSNMSHNGTGIFAGLPSPIKGIRYHSLAANRANLPDTLEITCESDDGEIMGLHAKGRNIHGIQFHPESFLTQYGKQIIRNFVDMVVERKKAKISDRLKTLVQRICAKEDLTRDEAAEMMDNIMNGDATPAQIAAYLTSLHLKGESADEITGSAQSMFRAALKVNTNVAPLIDTCGTGGDHCGTFNISTAAAFVAAGAGIFIAKHGNRSITSKSGSADVLQSLGVRIDLTPEQAVRSIETAGFAFLFAPSYHPAMKHVMPVRREIGIRTVFNILGPIVNPAGVKRHVMGVASPALLEMIPGVFAKLGHIHSVVVHGETGIDEASIEGLSQVREIVNGEVTAWTLDPSKYGLDGLIEELRVAGAEESAQLILDIFAGTEKGDPYKAVVLNSALAVMVARDIPFDEAVVIARESVDSGKAMRALEAARNFPSGV, from the coding sequence ATGATATTAGTCATCGATAACTACGATTCGTTTATATACAACATCGTGCAGTACATCGGGGAGTTTTACCCCGACGTGAGGGTATTCCGTAACGATAAGCTCACGGTCGACGAGGCGCTCGCGATGGAGCCCGACGGGATAGTCATATCCCCCGGCCCGGGGCGTCCGTCCGACGCGGGCATCTCCGAGGAACTGATCCGCCGTTCTGGGGATATCCCCGTCTTCGGGGTGTGCCTCGGGCATCAGGGCATCACCGAAGTATTCGGCGGCGAGGTCATATCCGCGTCGCGTATCATACACGGGAAAAGCTCGAACATGAGCCATAACGGTACGGGCATATTCGCGGGACTGCCGTCGCCGATCAAGGGTATCCGTTATCATTCCCTCGCCGCAAACCGCGCGAACCTTCCCGATACCCTCGAGATCACCTGCGAGAGCGACGACGGCGAGATTATGGGTCTTCACGCGAAGGGGCGGAACATCCACGGTATCCAGTTCCATCCCGAATCGTTCCTCACCCAGTACGGTAAGCAGATCATCAGGAACTTCGTCGATATGGTGGTGGAGCGCAAGAAAGCGAAAATATCCGACCGGTTGAAGACGCTCGTCCAGCGGATCTGCGCGAAGGAAGACCTGACCCGGGACGAGGCCGCCGAGATGATGGATAATATAATGAACGGGGACGCCACTCCCGCGCAGATCGCGGCGTACCTGACCTCCCTGCACCTCAAGGGCGAATCGGCCGACGAGATCACCGGGAGCGCGCAGTCGATGTTCCGCGCGGCGTTGAAAGTAAATACGAACGTCGCGCCGCTGATCGACACCTGCGGCACGGGCGGCGACCATTGCGGCACGTTTAATATATCGACCGCGGCGGCGTTTGTCGCGGCGGGAGCGGGTATTTTTATCGCGAAGCACGGCAACCGTTCCATCACGAGTAAAAGCGGTTCCGCGGACGTGCTCCAGTCGCTCGGCGTGAGGATCGACCTGACCCCCGAGCAGGCAGTCCGTTCTATCGAGACCGCCGGGTTCGCGTTCCTGTTCGCGCCCTCGTACCACCCCGCGATGAAGCACGTGATGCCCGTCCGCCGCGAGATCGGTATCCGCACCGTGTTCAATATCCTCGGCCCGATTGTCAATCCCGCCGGGGTGAAACGCCACGTCATGGGGGTCGCGTCCCCCGCCCTGCTCGAGATGATTCCCGGGGTGTTCGCGAAGCTGGGGCATATCCATTCGGTCGTGGTGCACGGCGAGACCGGTATCGACGAGGCGTCGATCGAGGGATTGTCGCAGGTGCGGGAAATCGTTAACGGCGAGGTTACCGCGTGGACGCTCGACCCCTCGAAGTACGGCCTCGACGGGCTGATCGAGGAACTCCGCGTAGCCGGCGCGGAGGAAAGCGCCCAACTGATACTCGATATTTTCGCGGGAACCGAGAAGGGCGACCCTTATAAGGCGGTCGTGCTGAACTCCGCGCTTGCCGTGATGGTCGCGCGGGATATCCCGTTCGACGAGGCAGTCGTTATTGCGCGGGAGAGCGTCGATTCGGGCAAGGCGATGCGCGCGCTCGAAGCCGCCCGGAATTTTCCCTCGGGGGTTTGA
- a CDS encoding indole-3-glycerol-phosphate synthase — MNKLLEIIEAKKSEVEELHRAYDIGIPADNTPLRPSFRDALAGGGFLKLIAEVKRSSPSMGDINSAADPVDTARVYSENGASAISVLTDRGYFGGSWEFLRDISAISGLPLLCKDFIIDALQIDLARAYGASAVLLITEALDDSELARLYRYTEECGLDALVEAHFPENIERAAALGAPVIGINNRDLATFELDPDYALKYKGMIPGNRIRLALSGVETPADALKFARAGFDGILVGTSLMRAKNPADAVRALAGIERNQPINK; from the coding sequence ATGAATAAACTTCTGGAAATCATAGAAGCGAAGAAATCCGAGGTGGAGGAACTCCATCGCGCGTATGATATCGGTATTCCCGCCGACAATACGCCGTTACGCCCGTCGTTCCGCGACGCGCTCGCGGGGGGAGGCTTCCTCAAGCTGATCGCCGAGGTCAAGCGAAGCTCGCCGTCAATGGGGGATATCAACTCCGCCGCCGATCCCGTGGATACCGCTCGGGTGTATTCCGAAAACGGGGCGTCCGCGATATCGGTGCTGACCGACAGGGGATACTTCGGCGGGAGCTGGGAATTCCTGCGGGACATCTCCGCGATATCCGGCCTGCCCCTCCTGTGCAAGGACTTCATCATCGACGCCCTCCAGATCGACCTTGCCCGCGCGTACGGCGCGAGCGCGGTGCTCCTGATTACCGAGGCGCTTGACGATAGCGAACTCGCGCGCCTGTACCGTTATACCGAAGAATGCGGGCTGGACGCGCTTGTCGAGGCGCATTTCCCGGAGAATATCGAACGCGCGGCCGCGCTCGGCGCGCCGGTCATCGGGATCAACAACCGCGACCTCGCGACATTCGAGCTCGACCCGGACTACGCGCTGAAATATAAGGGGATGATACCCGGTAACAGGATACGTCTCGCGCTTTCGGGGGTGGAAACTCCCGCGGACGCGTTGAAATTCGCGCGCGCGGGTTTCGACGGGATACTGGTCGGAACGTCCCTCATGCGGGCGAAAAATCCCGCTGACGCGGTACGCGCGCTCGCGGGTATCGAACGAAATCAACCTATCAACAAATAA
- a CDS encoding sigma-70 family RNA polymerase sigma factor yields the protein MNTELEREFTEFFKKNQPSVYRIVRGYVRSNGTAEDIASEAFIKIYGHWERVRQMENPTGYLIRTGINLAKTRLVRDKFMGWMSLDKAEDIGSRKQTEESFFIGEENRLMEQELMGLREEERNVIIMKDIDGKKLEEVAGILGQKLPTIKSFYRRGKLKLAKRLEEQDAM from the coding sequence ATGAACACAGAGTTGGAACGCGAATTTACGGAGTTTTTCAAAAAAAACCAACCCTCGGTATACCGGATTGTACGCGGATATGTGCGTTCAAACGGTACGGCTGAGGACATCGCCTCCGAAGCGTTTATCAAGATTTACGGGCATTGGGAACGCGTCCGGCAGATGGAGAACCCCACGGGGTATCTCATCAGGACGGGCATCAATCTGGCAAAGACCCGGCTGGTGCGCGATAAGTTTATGGGATGGATGAGCCTCGATAAGGCGGAAGACATCGGGTCGCGGAAGCAGACGGAGGAATCGTTTTTTATCGGCGAGGAGAACCGTTTGATGGAGCAGGAACTGATGGGGCTCCGTGAAGAAGAGCGGAATGTGATTATTATGAAGGATATCGACGGGAAGAAGCTCGAAGAGGTGGCCGGGATTTTAGGGCAGAAGCTCCCGACAATAAAATCATTTTACCGACGGGGAAAGCTGAAGCTCGCGAAAAGACTGGAGGAACAGGATGCAATGTAA
- a CDS encoding HD-GYP domain-containing protein — MPMKKIPLEQLKPGMKFTKSLFDKNLNIVLPAGKPLDDISIKNLKLRSLDFVETAGELVDETLQTKAAEGRELADKKKIKVDKDTARYLEIYKESVTTINALYGRYRSRQGFNVDEVQKLANKLVNTVMMEKNPNVFINLVNITGRGEYLFHHIVNVTLLGILLGQRIGYSMVKLVSLAMAGLLYDIGMTKIPAYIVEKEGKLSPEERNQINTHPIHSYQTISREFNLPTEIARVGLEHHEKWDGTGYPRKIKGNEISEMSRMLAIVDTYEALIKSRVYREKNESYDAMKLVVSEGSKRFDPDLLKVFLNMMSIYPVGGFVRLNNNAIAKVISADAVSPFRPTVKIVYDEFGDKIEDGEVIRLSKEKDIYIVGAVKTSQLNDSDERQ, encoded by the coding sequence ATGCCGATGAAGAAAATCCCCCTCGAGCAGCTTAAGCCGGGGATGAAATTCACAAAATCACTATTCGATAAAAATCTGAATATCGTACTACCGGCGGGAAAACCGCTCGACGATATATCGATAAAAAATCTCAAACTGCGCAGTCTGGATTTTGTCGAAACTGCGGGTGAGCTGGTCGACGAGACGCTTCAAACTAAAGCCGCCGAAGGAAGGGAACTCGCCGATAAGAAAAAGATAAAAGTCGACAAAGATACCGCGCGTTATCTCGAAATCTATAAAGAGTCGGTCACTACCATCAACGCACTGTACGGCCGTTACCGTTCCAGACAGGGCTTCAATGTGGACGAAGTACAGAAGCTCGCGAATAAACTGGTCAACACGGTTATGATGGAAAAGAACCCCAACGTATTTATCAATCTGGTGAATATCACCGGGCGCGGCGAGTACCTTTTCCATCATATCGTCAACGTCACCCTGCTGGGCATCCTGCTCGGTCAGAGAATCGGTTACTCGATGGTCAAGCTGGTCAGTCTGGCGATGGCGGGGCTTCTCTACGATATAGGGATGACGAAAATCCCCGCGTACATAGTCGAGAAGGAAGGGAAACTCTCCCCCGAAGAACGGAACCAGATCAATACTCACCCTATTCATAGTTACCAGACCATCTCCCGCGAATTCAATCTCCCGACTGAAATAGCCCGCGTCGGCCTCGAGCACCATGAGAAATGGGACGGGACGGGATACCCGCGCAAGATAAAAGGCAATGAAATTTCGGAAATGAGCAGAATGCTGGCGATTGTCGACACTTATGAAGCGTTGATAAAAAGCCGTGTCTATAGAGAAAAGAACGAATCGTACGACGCCATGAAGCTGGTGGTAAGCGAAGGCTCGAAACGGTTCGATCCCGATTTGCTGAAGGTATTCCTGAACATGATGTCGATCTACCCGGTCGGCGGATTTGTGCGGCTGAACAACAACGCGATAGCGAAGGTCATTTCGGCCGACGCGGTATCGCCGTTCCGCCCGACGGTGAAGATTGTTTACGACGAGTTCGGGGACAAGATCGAGGACGGCGAAGTCATCCGCCTGTCCAAGGAAAAGGATATTTACATAGTGGGCGCGGTGAAAACCTCCCAACTGAACGACAGTGACGAGCGGCAATAA
- a CDS encoding YraN family protein, protein MTSGNKGFGNYGETLAKIFLEGLGYRFIAQNYRNRFGEIDLIFLDGDVLVLAEVKIRRKESAATLEDTIPLSKIKKILKCAEIFIEGSVVGYKEMRIDAVLILEGSGAQRIDHYKDIY, encoded by the coding sequence GTGACGAGCGGCAATAAGGGTTTCGGGAACTACGGGGAAACTTTAGCCAAAATATTCTTAGAGGGATTAGGCTATCGTTTTATCGCCCAGAACTACCGGAACAGATTTGGGGAAATCGACCTGATTTTTCTCGACGGGGACGTGCTGGTCCTGGCCGAGGTGAAAATCCGCCGGAAAGAATCGGCGGCCACACTGGAAGATACGATTCCCTTATCGAAAATTAAAAAAATCCTGAAATGTGCCGAAATATTTATTGAGGGCAGCGTGGTCGGATACAAGGAGATGAGAATCGATGCGGTACTGATTTTAGAGGGCAGTGGCGCGCAGCGAATAGACCATTATAAGGATATCTACTAA
- a CDS encoding MBL fold metallo-hydrolase yields the protein MPQNDLLIEEVEDNIYIIYGKKPSCHVYVLKGTNKNVLIDTGIKGNFPRVVEGLTKVGLKVSDIHLVINTHEHFDHVGGNIFFHETAFLAAHRFAATKIELQDEYVMHSAIHGEEILKVKSHIWMEDRLLFDIGSCKLKIFHTPGHTSGCICIYEPFRHFMFTGDTLFDKGMISKISDSGSWGDYINSLERINTLKMKKIFPGHGSICEKPEDAISIGIRSSRQKFEELKNQMLKDLKDKRIEGKD from the coding sequence ATGCCGCAGAATGATCTATTAATCGAAGAAGTCGAAGATAATATCTATATTATCTATGGGAAAAAGCCGAGCTGTCACGTGTATGTCCTGAAGGGGACGAATAAGAATGTCCTGATCGACACCGGAATCAAGGGCAACTTTCCCCGCGTGGTGGAAGGCCTCACGAAGGTCGGGCTGAAGGTCAGCGATATCCATCTGGTCATCAATACCCACGAGCATTTCGACCATGTCGGCGGGAATATCTTCTTTCACGAGACCGCGTTCCTCGCGGCGCACCGTTTCGCCGCCACGAAAATCGAGCTCCAGGACGAGTATGTCATGCATTCCGCGATCCACGGCGAGGAGATTCTCAAGGTCAAGTCGCATATCTGGATGGAGGACCGCCTGCTGTTCGATATCGGGAGCTGTAAGCTGAAAATTTTCCATACCCCGGGGCATACGTCGGGATGCATCTGTATCTACGAACCGTTCCGGCACTTCATGTTCACCGGCGACACCCTGTTCGATAAAGGGATGATTTCCAAAATCTCCGATTCTGGAAGCTGGGGAGACTATATCAACTCGCTCGAACGTATCAATACGCTGAAGATGAAAAAAATATTCCCCGGGCACGGTTCGATCTGCGAAAAACCCGAAGATGCGATCAGCATCGGAATCCGTTCGTCCCGGCAGAAGTTCGAGGAACTGAAAAACCAGATGCTGAAGGATCTGAAAGATAAACGTATCGAAGGAAAAGACTGA
- a CDS encoding motility associated factor glycosyltransferase family protein, translating into MINRIKLEMLSRRNRAIVRTRDGGYSLEIGGLSVHSLYSPEKEAARLIEEILPLEKDSTLVIVLGAGLGYHIELLEQNGFKNIIVIERSPEIYGIFKDVYEFGFVPGIIAPDDPVEKLDSYFTALQIEQFKHIKTLVLRGGYDKESYSRFENRIERLLKVRLGDFATRLKFEENWFINILRNINHLGKSARVGELTAKHIGAPIVIVSAGPSLRDSMPMLREIRDYVFMIAVDTALLALYEAGIAPDLVYTLDSQVHNLGDFLMIPRSYMENIGLVYDLVANSALPEFFPGRLIAANTAHLDYDPDGKPFLQKNELVHWMENTGGIAFGDIETGGSVATSAFHFAFLAGAAPILITGQDLAYSYYASHCSSTPHFYRIGRMNNRLVPIMSTFLKVMKSREVFLAPGTNGKVYTDFLLNNYKGWFEESAKSILKNYPGFPLINATANGVIINGFLRVEQGELIRQLKKGDKVNKTDFLKSLNLIDSKSIGKILEGLEGLKGFAAGLSCDETVFETVRTSDFGFLNRYLMREKVIFERYGNFEKFHMERKLYRLIKNLEGIFHAAE; encoded by the coding sequence ATGATTAACCGGATAAAGCTCGAAATGCTTTCCCGCCGTAATCGGGCGATAGTCCGTACCCGCGACGGGGGTTATTCGCTGGAAATCGGCGGGCTTTCGGTGCATAGCCTGTACTCCCCGGAGAAGGAGGCCGCGAGGCTGATCGAGGAAATCCTTCCGCTCGAGAAAGACAGCACGCTGGTCATTGTACTGGGCGCGGGTCTGGGGTATCATATCGAACTTTTAGAGCAGAACGGTTTTAAAAATATCATCGTGATCGAGCGCAGCCCGGAAATCTACGGGATATTCAAGGATGTTTACGAGTTCGGGTTTGTCCCAGGGATTATCGCGCCCGACGATCCTGTCGAGAAGCTCGACAGTTACTTCACCGCGCTTCAGATCGAACAATTCAAGCATATCAAGACCCTTGTCCTGCGGGGCGGGTACGATAAGGAAAGTTACTCGCGTTTCGAGAACCGTATCGAACGGTTATTGAAGGTGAGGTTGGGGGATTTCGCGACCCGTCTGAAATTCGAGGAAAACTGGTTTATCAATATTCTCCGTAATATCAATCATCTCGGGAAATCCGCGCGGGTGGGAGAATTGACCGCGAAACATATCGGCGCCCCGATTGTGATCGTTTCGGCGGGTCCGTCGCTGAGGGATTCGATGCCGATGCTCCGCGAAATACGCGACTATGTATTTATGATCGCGGTCGATACGGCGCTTCTCGCGCTGTACGAGGCGGGAATTGCCCCCGATCTGGTGTACACCCTCGATTCGCAGGTGCACAATCTGGGGGATTTCCTGATGATACCGCGAAGCTATATGGAGAATATCGGGCTTGTGTACGATCTGGTGGCGAATTCCGCTCTGCCGGAGTTTTTCCCCGGCAGGCTGATCGCCGCGAATACCGCGCATCTCGACTACGACCCCGACGGGAAACCGTTCCTGCAGAAGAACGAGCTCGTGCATTGGATGGAAAATACAGGGGGTATCGCGTTCGGGGATATCGAGACCGGCGGTTCGGTGGCGACATCGGCGTTCCATTTCGCGTTCCTCGCCGGGGCGGCTCCGATACTGATTACCGGACAGGACTTGGCGTACTCCTACTATGCGTCGCATTGCTCCTCGACCCCGCATTTTTACCGGATCGGCAGGATGAATAACCGGCTCGTCCCGATAATGAGCACATTCCTCAAGGTGATGAAAAGCCGCGAGGTATTTCTCGCGCCGGGCACGAACGGGAAGGTTTACACCGATTTCCTGCTGAATAACTATAAGGGATGGTTCGAGGAGTCCGCGAAATCCATTCTGAAGAATTACCCGGGCTTCCCGTTGATCAACGCCACCGCGAACGGAGTCATCATTAACGGTTTCCTCCGGGTGGAGCAGGGTGAACTGATCAGACAGCTGAAAAAGGGCGATAAAGTAAATAAAACGGATTTCCTGAAATCCCTGAACTTGATAGATAGCAAAAGTATTGGTAAAATATTAGAGGGACTGGAAGGGCTAAAGGGGTTCGCGGCGGGGCTTTCCTGCGACGAAACCGTGTTCGAGACGGTCAGGACTTCAGATTTCGGCTTCCTGAACCGTTATTTAATGAGAGAAAAAGTAATTTTCGAGCGATACGGGAATTTTGAGAAGTTTCATATGGAACGGAAATTATACAGACTGATAAAAAATCTCGAAGGGATTTTTCATGCCGCAGAATGA
- a CDS encoding phosphatase PAP2 family protein, with the protein MKKKEKKAVVKKKRDWKQTEKYIMLFIFRIRRNKLTAFMRFMTRIGDGWLWFLMDISFLLVNISAGLALCFASLLQLALHVVLKRLFTRERPFIKHNDITNLAIPPDRFSFPSGHTAAAFAVAFVFLYFYPVMFIPMLAIASLIAFSRIYLGMHYPSDVFAGGVLGFLAARLSVYFVLLLDI; encoded by the coding sequence TTGAAAAAGAAAGAAAAAAAAGCGGTCGTCAAGAAAAAACGGGATTGGAAGCAGACGGAAAAGTATATCATGCTTTTTATTTTCCGTATCCGCCGGAACAAGCTGACCGCGTTCATGCGCTTTATGACCCGCATCGGGGACGGATGGCTCTGGTTCCTGATGGATATCTCGTTCCTGCTCGTGAATATCAGCGCGGGGTTGGCGCTATGCTTCGCGTCGCTATTGCAGCTCGCGCTTCATGTGGTGCTGAAACGTCTCTTTACCCGCGAGCGTCCGTTTATCAAGCATAACGATATCACCAATCTCGCCATACCCCCCGACCGTTTCTCTTTCCCGTCGGGACATACCGCCGCGGCGTTCGCGGTGGCGTTCGTATTCCTCTATTTTTATCCCGTGATGTTTATCCCGATGCTCGCGATCGCATCGCTGATCGCGTTCTCGCGCATCTATCTGGGTATGCATTATCCGTCCGACGTATTCGCCGGGGGTGTGCTCGGTTTCCTTGCCGCGAGGCTGAGCGTGTATTTCGTCCTCCTGCTGGATATATAG
- a CDS encoding CPBP family intramembrane metalloprotease has protein sequence MPDRSRITGIFKPFICVLLAIFSLIPLNWIIPGYNPLSPQYLGITLVFFTLQIALFILILRFVREFVPAAVYFLILSAGVFIPPQYKFFVAVNFYSIVPYLILILIVPSLRPGRDWIRAGKIDKVTALLLVLTVVVASGALVLWTYLAKPDMTGFLSLVPLYSPLKVIGIMLAFSVFNAIGEEFMFRGILQEGLNSVISSRPAVIAIQALLFGVWHFNGFPGGVSGMALVWVWGLMLGWIRERSGGMLAPLLAHFFADLTIFLLIVLTRGVFA, from the coding sequence ATGCCGGATAGGTCGCGCATTACCGGGATATTCAAACCGTTCATTTGCGTTCTGCTTGCGATATTTTCGCTTATCCCGCTTAATTGGATTATCCCGGGATATAACCCGTTATCGCCGCAGTATCTGGGTATTACCCTCGTTTTCTTTACCTTACAGATCGCGCTTTTTATCCTCATACTCCGATTCGTGAGAGAGTTCGTTCCCGCGGCGGTATATTTCCTGATCCTGAGCGCGGGCGTATTTATTCCCCCGCAGTACAAGTTTTTCGTAGCCGTCAACTTCTACTCCATCGTCCCTTACCTCATCCTGATACTGATCGTTCCTTCGCTCCGTCCGGGCAGAGATTGGATCAGGGCGGGAAAGATCGATAAAGTCACCGCGCTTCTTCTGGTTCTGACAGTCGTAGTCGCATCGGGGGCGCTGGTCTTATGGACTTACCTCGCGAAGCCGGATATGACGGGATTCCTTTCGCTGGTTCCGCTGTATTCCCCGCTCAAGGTGATCGGCATCATGCTCGCGTTCTCCGTATTCAACGCGATCGGCGAGGAGTTCATGTTCCGGGGGATTCTTCAGGAAGGGCTGAATAGCGTTATCTCATCCCGCCCGGCAGTGATCGCTATCCAAGCGCTGCTGTTCGGCGTGTGGCATTTTAACGGCTTTCCCGGCGGGGTGAGCGGGATGGCGCTCGTATGGGTGTGGGGGCTCATGCTCGGGTGGATACGCGAGCGCTCCGGCGGCATGCTGGCGCCCTTACTCGCGCACTTTTTCGCCGATCTGACTATTTTCCTCCTCATCGTCCTCACCCGCGGGGTTTTCGCCTAA